From Woronichinia naegeliana WA131, the proteins below share one genomic window:
- a CDS encoding polysaccharide biosynthesis tyrosine autokinase has translation MSPIAPTKSHDNEVGRISYEISRNSSAATEEINLRQAWFILKHRLRLVIAVTFGVTAAVGVWTFQQTPTYEGKFQLLVGDPIIQQNNTVNQAILEELGVREVDYATQIAVLQSSSILNPIIERIQQQYPNVTYESLAGGQRPLLSISQLKETKILEVAYLSTDRSQIEYVLNELAKAYLRYSLDERKIQINQGIKFVDDQLPRLRQRVNARQGQLQRFRQQYNLLDPEQRAKELSDLEFKLQSLYIDLQVQMREALSLNTLLKSQLGLSPDNAIASSYLSESPRYQNLLNQYQEVEIEIAKESARYADDSPVIKTLKDKRDRLLPLLRQEAQSVLGARFDPKLKNSDLSSPSTLRLGLNQQYIQANNQVQVLQQKKEAIEKQLKDVGKQIKMMPAIARQYMDLQREMNVATDSLNRFLEAQAKLQIDAAQQTVPWQLISETAIGDHPVWPKPVRNLSLGLIAGFLSGIAAAFLLERLDPVFHSVEEIKENTQLPILGMIPWQKDLQIVEKVVGINLSPMTNNTTPSPKKTATNRSLRSGYRSSGFLEAFRSLNTSIWLLGADHPIRSLVISSATPSDGKSTVCLHLAQAAAAMGQKILLVDADLRRPRLHQYFGLLNTQGLSNVIATGLSPEEAIQRVPQWDNLSVLTSGDIPPDPIRLLTSRRMQELMESWEQSNAYDLIIYDTPPMLNFADARILGAATAGLVLTLKLGKTDRSAFRHVIDDLKMAQVPILGLVANSISRNDYGASNYYNHYRFG, from the coding sequence ATGAGCCCCATCGCTCCTACCAAAAGTCATGACAATGAGGTAGGACGGATATCCTACGAGATTAGTCGTAATAGTAGTGCTGCCACTGAAGAAATTAACCTCCGTCAGGCTTGGTTTATTCTCAAGCATCGTCTGCGTTTAGTCATTGCTGTGACCTTTGGTGTCACTGCTGCCGTTGGGGTTTGGACTTTTCAACAAACACCTACCTATGAAGGAAAATTCCAGCTTTTGGTGGGGGATCCCATTATTCAACAAAACAATACAGTCAACCAAGCTATTTTGGAGGAATTAGGGGTTAGGGAAGTCGATTATGCGACCCAGATAGCGGTGTTACAAAGTTCTAGTATTTTGAATCCAATTATTGAGCGGATTCAACAACAGTATCCTAATGTCACTTACGAATCTCTTGCTGGTGGTCAGCGTCCCCTCTTGTCGATTAGTCAACTGAAGGAAACCAAAATTCTAGAAGTTGCCTACCTGAGTACAGATCGTTCCCAAATTGAATATGTTCTGAATGAATTGGCAAAGGCTTATCTAAGATATAGTTTAGACGAGCGCAAGATTCAGATTAATCAGGGGATAAAATTTGTTGATGATCAACTTCCTCGCTTACGACAACGGGTGAACGCGCGTCAGGGACAATTACAACGGTTTCGACAGCAGTATAATCTTTTAGATCCAGAACAACGGGCGAAGGAATTATCCGATTTAGAGTTTAAACTTCAGTCTCTTTATATTGACCTTCAGGTTCAAATGAGAGAAGCTCTTTCATTAAATACCTTGTTAAAGAGTCAGTTGGGCTTGAGTCCTGATAATGCGATCGCCTCTAGTTATTTAAGTGAATCACCCCGTTATCAAAATCTGCTTAATCAATATCAAGAAGTAGAAATAGAAATAGCTAAAGAGTCTGCTCGTTACGCTGATGATAGCCCCGTTATTAAAACCCTCAAGGACAAGCGGGATCGGTTACTGCCTTTATTGCGTCAAGAAGCTCAATCCGTTTTAGGGGCTCGGTTTGATCCTAAGCTTAAGAACAGTGACCTCAGTTCTCCGAGTACTTTACGTCTAGGTCTTAATCAACAGTATATTCAAGCCAATAACCAGGTTCAGGTTTTACAACAGAAGAAAGAAGCGATCGAAAAACAGCTTAAAGATGTTGGAAAACAAATAAAAATGATGCCAGCGATCGCGCGGCAATATATGGATTTGCAAAGGGAGATGAATGTGGCGACCGATAGCCTCAATCGTTTTCTGGAGGCTCAAGCTAAACTGCAAATTGATGCGGCTCAACAAACCGTTCCCTGGCAACTGATCTCAGAAACGGCGATCGGCGATCACCCTGTTTGGCCCAAACCAGTTCGGAACTTAAGTTTAGGGTTAATTGCTGGATTTTTATCAGGGATTGCCGCCGCCTTCCTCTTAGAACGTTTAGACCCCGTTTTCCACTCCGTTGAAGAAATTAAAGAAAATACCCAATTGCCAATCTTAGGCATGATTCCCTGGCAGAAAGATTTACAGATAGTCGAGAAAGTCGTGGGCATTAATCTTTCTCCTATGACCAACAATACTACCCCCTCTCCGAAAAAAACTGCTACCAATCGATCTCTGCGTTCCGGTTATCGGTCTTCTGGTTTTTTAGAGGCGTTTCGTTCTCTCAACACCAGTATTTGGTTATTGGGGGCAGATCACCCCATTCGTTCTCTCGTCATTAGTTCTGCTACCCCCAGTGATGGCAAATCTACTGTCTGTCTGCATTTAGCCCAGGCGGCGGCTGCCATGGGACAAAAAATTTTGCTTGTGGATGCGGATCTGCGACGACCCAGGCTTCACCAGTACTTTGGACTGCTCAATACCCAAGGACTGAGTAATGTCATTGCAACGGGTTTATCTCCAGAAGAGGCTATCCAGCGTGTTCCCCAATGGGATAATCTTTCTGTTCTCACTTCGGGCGATATTCCTCCTGACCCAATTCGTTTATTAACGTCTCGACGAATGCAAGAATTGATGGAAAGCTGGGAACAGAGCAATGCCTATGACTTGATCATCTACGATACGCCGCCAATGTTAAATTTTGCGGATGCTAGGATTTTAGGGGCGGCAACGGCTGGTTTAGTCCTTACTCTTAAGTTAGGTAAAACGGATCGTTCTGCCTTTCGCCATGTCATTGATGATCTAAAAATGGCTCAGGTTCCCATTCTCGGCCTCGTTGCCAATAGTATTAGTCGCAACGATTATGGAGCTTCCAATTATTATAATCACTACCGCTTTGGGTAG
- a CDS encoding ATP-binding protein, whose protein sequence is MSPSASPELSLFQVVQDLEPSLHSSITADGFEGLVNGVMDFLREQAIAATLWLKFPPILGWSSSVKQYFQAGLAHQIYACGIGNNSRFLNLQSSSQLAGWNTVELEASTQLQREYFLMVISPQICLLLLAQDSSSPKGQEIFSDQPLKICYSFMPQTIETIQKAIKQVITITDQTPEELITDSVLSFALPNQISPSILTPLLHYLLSSTQTPAISQTHSVTSTEQFNRTAPAQTISQEVFQADDQFLMNVTRELSIPLTNMKTALRLLESMQHKREQRQRYLDLLKRECSRQNAMITGLQELIQLNHPIEDKDITVRVEDCIPGVVSTYQPIAEEKGISLGYTVPTGLPLVACPTYWLRQMLQHLLQNSLKFTPAQGKVYVRANLKGQQIEVSVNDTGMGIEMSDLPKLFNSFYRGRNALTHDIAGVGLGLTIVQQLVKRCGGSVSVTSHVERGSTFRLLLPICQNTEIPSR, encoded by the coding sequence ATGAGTCCTTCTGCTAGTCCCGAATTATCCCTATTTCAAGTAGTTCAGGATTTAGAACCGTCCTTACATTCATCGATTACCGCCGATGGATTTGAAGGATTAGTTAACGGTGTGATGGATTTTCTGCGTGAACAAGCGATCGCCGCCACCCTTTGGTTAAAATTCCCCCCTATATTAGGATGGTCAAGTTCGGTTAAGCAGTATTTTCAGGCAGGATTGGCCCACCAGATTTATGCTTGCGGTATTGGCAATAATTCTCGATTTTTGAATCTGCAATCCTCCTCTCAGCTAGCCGGTTGGAATACTGTTGAATTAGAAGCCAGTACTCAACTGCAACGGGAATATTTCTTAATGGTCATATCTCCTCAGATCTGCTTGCTTCTTCTTGCTCAAGATTCCAGTTCACCCAAAGGTCAAGAGATTTTTTCCGATCAACCTCTCAAAATCTGTTACTCTTTTATGCCTCAAACCATAGAAACGATACAGAAAGCAATTAAACAAGTTATTACCATCACCGATCAAACGCCAGAAGAATTAATAACCGACTCCGTATTATCTTTCGCCCTACCGAATCAGATTTCCCCTTCAATCCTCACCCCCCTATTACATTATTTACTATCATCAACCCAGACTCCAGCCATTTCCCAGACACATTCCGTGACCTCTACCGAGCAGTTTAATCGTACCGCTCCAGCCCAGACCATCAGTCAGGAAGTGTTCCAAGCCGATGATCAGTTCCTCATGAATGTGACCAGGGAATTGAGTATTCCCCTAACCAATATGAAAACGGCTCTACGTTTGCTCGAATCGATGCAGCATAAACGAGAACAACGCCAACGTTATCTTGATTTACTAAAACGGGAATGTAGCCGCCAAAATGCCATGATTACGGGACTGCAAGAGTTGATTCAACTCAATCACCCCATTGAGGATAAAGATATTACGGTGCGGGTTGAAGATTGTATTCCTGGTGTCGTCAGTACTTATCAACCGATCGCCGAAGAAAAGGGAATCTCTTTGGGTTATACCGTGCCCACTGGCCTGCCTCTAGTCGCTTGTCCCACCTATTGGTTACGCCAAATGTTGCAACATCTGCTGCAAAATAGCCTCAAGTTCACACCGGCTCAGGGTAAAGTCTATGTACGAGCCAACCTCAAAGGGCAACAAATCGAAGTCTCGGTTAATGATACCGGCATGGGCATTGAGATGAGTGACCTGCCTAAATTATTTAACAGTTTTTATCGAGGTCGTAATGCCCTTACCCATGATATTGCCGGTGTGGGTTTGGGTTTGACGATTGTACAGCAATTAGTTAAACGCTGTGGGGGATCGGTTTCTGTCACTAGTCATGTGGAACGAGGCAGCACTTTCCGTCTTTTACTGCCGATCTGTCAAAATACAGAAATTCCATCCCGATAG
- a CDS encoding pyridoxine 5'-phosphate synthase has protein sequence MLSLGVNIDHVATLRQARRTVEPDPVAAAVLAELGGADGITTHLREDRRHIQERDIRLLRQTVRTRLNLEMAATSEMVAIALDLKPNYVTLVPEKREEVTTEGGLDVIGNLTRLAEVVNQLQSAQIPVSLFIDPEPNQITATAKIQAQFIELHTGKYAEASQEISQAQELNALKQGCEQALSLGLRVNAGHGLTYWNVYSVACLPGMEELNIGHTIISRAVLVGLERAVREMKLAMRGQA, from the coding sequence TTGTTAAGTCTAGGCGTAAATATTGACCATGTTGCCACCCTCCGTCAGGCCCGTCGCACCGTAGAACCCGATCCGGTGGCTGCTGCTGTTCTAGCAGAATTAGGTGGAGCCGATGGCATTACCACTCATTTACGGGAAGACCGTCGCCATATTCAAGAACGCGATATTCGTCTATTGCGACAAACGGTTCGGACTCGACTCAATCTAGAAATGGCCGCCACCTCAGAAATGGTCGCGATCGCCCTTGATCTCAAACCCAACTATGTCACCCTTGTTCCTGAAAAACGCGAAGAAGTGACCACAGAAGGTGGCCTAGACGTAATCGGAAATCTGACTCGTTTGGCAGAAGTTGTTAATCAATTACAATCGGCCCAAATCCCTGTCAGCCTTTTTATTGACCCCGAACCCAACCAAATTACCGCCACCGCTAAAATTCAAGCCCAATTTATCGAACTCCATACCGGTAAGTATGCCGAAGCCTCCCAGGAAATTAGTCAAGCCCAGGAATTAAATGCTCTTAAACAGGGTTGTGAACAAGCTTTAAGTTTGGGACTACGGGTTAATGCTGGTCATGGACTAACCTATTGGAATGTTTATTCCGTTGCCTGTTTACCTGGGATGGAAGAATTAAATATTGGTCACACCATCATTAGCCGTGCTGTCCTGGTGGGGCTGGAACGGGCCGTTCGGGAAATGAAACTGGCCATGCGGGGGCAAGCCTAG
- a CDS encoding SLBB domain-containing protein, with protein sequence MNFYKPTQRITSTFLVAWFVILGFSPSSTLAQIAPSSSKVKATSPASPPPPSILPSESEYTLGPGDRLGMSIYQIDDLKGEFQVLVDGTVGFPLIGTVKVQGKTIPELTNTLRGQYKKYIKRPDITLILLQPRPLSITMAGEVNAPGSYIIPINQGQKFPTVTDLIQQANGLTPVADISQLQVRRDTSNGEKFFRINLWEMLQKGDSRQNITLRDGDTIVVPSKTKTDPTEVRQLVDANFGIRFDDEISVAVVGEVFRPGSYKLSQSARASNLGEVGSFGGGGQSSGRNQGIRQPVRLTQAIQEAGGIKPIADIRNVEVRRQNRNGQEEIIAVNLWDLLDEGNLDKDVILQNGDTITVPQSKSVTPQEFDTMATANFAPKTIRVNVIGEVRRPGSVELPPNSTLNQGIMAGGGFDPRRADDSNVNLIRLNPDGTVTKMAIKPDFGEDINPENNPTLRNNDVILVNTSSLASTTDTLGTFFSPLGAILGGGFLSLYNVFK encoded by the coding sequence ATGAATTTTTATAAACCCACTCAACGCATAACAAGTACTTTTCTCGTTGCTTGGTTCGTTATTCTTGGATTTTCCCCTAGTTCAACCTTGGCTCAAATCGCCCCTAGTTCATCTAAGGTAAAGGCCACCTCTCCAGCCTCGCCGCCACCACCTTCTATTCTACCCTCGGAATCAGAATATACCCTCGGCCCCGGCGATCGCCTAGGCATGAGCATTTACCAAATCGATGATCTCAAGGGAGAATTTCAAGTCCTCGTCGATGGAACAGTGGGTTTTCCCCTCATTGGCACTGTAAAAGTGCAGGGAAAAACGATTCCAGAACTGACCAATACTCTACGGGGACAATATAAAAAGTATATTAAACGTCCTGATATCACCCTGATTCTGCTGCAACCCCGTCCTTTAAGCATTACAATGGCTGGCGAGGTCAATGCGCCTGGATCCTATATTATTCCCATTAATCAAGGTCAGAAATTCCCCACTGTCACAGATTTGATCCAGCAGGCCAACGGATTGACCCCAGTTGCTGATATTAGTCAGTTACAAGTCCGCCGTGATACCAGCAATGGAGAAAAATTCTTTCGGATTAATCTTTGGGAAATGTTGCAAAAGGGGGATAGCCGTCAGAACATTACCCTTCGAGATGGCGACACCATTGTTGTACCCAGCAAAACTAAAACCGATCCTACAGAAGTTCGACAGTTAGTAGATGCTAATTTTGGGATCCGCTTTGATGATGAAATCAGTGTGGCAGTGGTCGGTGAGGTGTTTCGACCCGGTTCCTATAAACTTTCACAAAGTGCGAGAGCGAGTAACCTAGGAGAAGTAGGTTCTTTCGGTGGTGGAGGTCAATCCTCTGGCCGTAATCAAGGCATTCGGCAACCAGTGAGACTAACCCAGGCAATCCAAGAAGCCGGTGGCATTAAACCAATCGCCGATATCCGTAATGTGGAGGTTCGTCGTCAAAACCGCAATGGTCAAGAAGAAATTATTGCTGTCAATCTCTGGGATTTGCTAGATGAGGGAAACTTAGATAAAGATGTGATTCTGCAAAATGGAGATACCATTACCGTCCCCCAATCTAAGAGTGTCACCCCCCAAGAATTCGATACGATGGCAACAGCTAACTTCGCGCCGAAAACGATTCGAGTCAATGTCATTGGGGAAGTCAGAAGACCTGGCTCAGTGGAGTTGCCGCCCAATAGCACCCTCAATCAAGGCATTATGGCTGGTGGTGGCTTTGATCCCCGTCGTGCGGATGATAGTAATGTCAATTTAATTCGACTCAATCCTGACGGTACTGTCACCAAAATGGCCATCAAACCTGATTTTGGCGAGGATATTAATCCAGAAAATAACCCAACTTTACGCAATAATGATGTCATTCTGGTAAATACCAGTTCACTGGCCTCAACGACAGATACATTGGGAACATTCTTTAGTCCCCTAGGAGCCATTCTCGGCGGTGGTTTTCTTAGTTTGTATAACGTCTTCAAATAA
- a CDS encoding protein phosphatase 2C domain-containing protein, with amino-acid sequence MAQIYPWKAIARSVIGSGHQEQQIPCQDYSQYQLLDSGNIIIGAVADGAGSAFLSHVGAEIAVKSALAYLQQWHDFRQRHASFSPSELSEPQLTHFFSKLIQRIQRTLERQSQLLDCPLSALATTLLVFAANQEGAIAMQIGDGFLLVRPRGEDYQLLFRPDKGEFINETTFVTSATALDFLQVSICPKPLEFICAATDGLEKVAIKYSDWSPFPPFFKPLETFLQETPDPEAEANYLEQFLNSERLNHRTQDDKTLLLCLSVIE; translated from the coding sequence ATGGCACAGATTTATCCCTGGAAAGCGATCGCTCGTTCTGTGATCGGCAGTGGTCATCAAGAGCAACAAATCCCTTGTCAAGATTACAGCCAATATCAATTATTAGATTCGGGAAATATTATTATCGGTGCGGTGGCGGATGGCGCGGGCAGTGCCTTTTTATCCCATGTGGGCGCAGAAATTGCGGTCAAGAGTGCCTTGGCTTACCTGCAACAGTGGCATGATTTTCGCCAACGCCATGCTTCTTTCTCGCCGTCAGAACTTTCTGAGCCTCAATTAACTCATTTTTTTAGCAAATTAATCCAACGGATTCAACGTACCTTAGAACGGCAGTCCCAACTCCTTGATTGTCCGCTTTCGGCTTTAGCAACCACCCTCTTGGTCTTTGCTGCTAACCAGGAGGGCGCGATCGCCATGCAGATTGGAGATGGTTTTTTATTAGTCCGCCCTAGGGGTGAAGACTATCAACTGCTCTTCCGGCCAGATAAAGGAGAGTTTATTAATGAAACTACCTTTGTCACCTCAGCAACAGCCTTAGATTTTCTTCAGGTCAGCATTTGCCCTAAACCGTTGGAGTTTATCTGTGCGGCCACCGATGGTCTCGAAAAAGTTGCCATCAAATATAGTGATTGGTCACCTTTTCCCCCCTTTTTTAAACCCCTAGAAACATTTTTACAAGAAACGCCCGATCCTGAAGCAGAAGCCAACTATCTCGAACAATTTCTGAATTCTGAGCGACTCAATCATCGTACCCAGGACGATAAAACCCTATTGCTTTGTCTATCTGTCATAGAATAG
- a CDS encoding VWA domain-containing protein: MPVGLPEFVENPENRCPVILLLDTSRSMSGQPIQELTQGLKTFKDEVFRDTQASLSVEVAIVQFGASVKLVQDFITIDDFIPPLLTADGMTPMGEAIEYALDLLEKRKATYRENGIQYYRPWIFMITDGAPTDSWGNAARRLREAELDNKLLFFAVGVEGADMDTLNHVVPPSRPAVRLNGLDFRSLFIWLSSSMKRVSSGKVGEVIVLPPVGWGQITS; this comes from the coding sequence ATGCCCGTCGGCTTACCTGAATTTGTCGAAAATCCTGAGAATAGATGTCCCGTCATTTTGTTATTAGATACGTCTCGTTCGATGAGCGGTCAGCCAATTCAGGAGTTAACCCAGGGACTTAAAACCTTTAAGGATGAAGTGTTCAGAGATACCCAGGCTTCCCTTAGCGTAGAAGTTGCGATTGTGCAATTTGGGGCCTCGGTTAAGTTAGTTCAAGACTTTATTACCATTGATGATTTCATTCCGCCTTTACTCACTGCTGATGGCATGACACCGATGGGAGAGGCGATCGAATACGCTCTAGATTTACTGGAAAAACGCAAGGCTACCTATCGTGAAAACGGTATTCAATACTATCGCCCCTGGATTTTTATGATTACCGATGGCGCGCCCACCGATTCCTGGGGCAATGCGGCCCGTCGGTTACGAGAGGCAGAGTTGGACAATAAATTACTCTTTTTTGCAGTGGGAGTGGAAGGGGCCGATATGGATACCCTCAATCATGTGGTTCCTCCATCTCGACCAGCCGTTCGTCTGAATGGCTTAGATTTTCGATCGCTGTTCATCTGGCTAAGTAGCTCCATGAAGCGAGTTTCTAGTGGCAAAGTGGGAGAAGTCATTGTCTTACCCCCCGTCGGTTGGGGACAAATTACCAGTTAA
- a CDS encoding DUF2488 family protein: MTTYYYVLASQQFLLEKEPFAEVLKERTRDYQDKNKEIDFWLVKQPAFLEAAEMKAIKSKCPPQNVAVISTNKSFIVWLKLRLEYVLTGEFEAPSASIPDALASLEMAV, from the coding sequence ATGACCACTTATTACTACGTTCTCGCAAGTCAACAGTTTCTACTAGAAAAGGAACCCTTTGCAGAAGTTCTAAAAGAACGCACTAGAGATTATCAAGACAAAAATAAAGAAATTGATTTTTGGTTAGTCAAACAACCTGCCTTTCTAGAAGCGGCTGAAATGAAAGCAATTAAGTCCAAATGCCCGCCCCAAAATGTTGCGGTCATCTCAACCAACAAATCTTTTATTGTCTGGCTAAAGTTACGTCTAGAGTATGTGCTCACAGGAGAATTTGAAGCCCCCTCTGCTTCCATTCCTGATGCCTTAGCGTCTCTTGAAATGGCTGTATAG
- a CDS encoding TIGR02450 family Trp-rich protein: protein MVSQRRFPHLLGSRWTAKHPSWGWRHFQVVNRRHQGQWIFAELVACCDPTVRFWVNAQQLKDRSLWRPGWQPLAEISSFGDLS from the coding sequence ATGGTAAGTCAAAGAAGGTTTCCTCATTTGCTGGGATCACGCTGGACAGCCAAGCACCCAAGCTGGGGATGGCGACATTTTCAGGTGGTTAATCGCCGTCATCAAGGACAATGGATTTTTGCTGAGCTGGTGGCTTGTTGTGATCCAACGGTTCGCTTTTGGGTAAACGCTCAACAACTAAAGGATCGCTCTCTTTGGCGACCAGGATGGCAGCCTTTAGCCGAAATTTCTTCTTTTGGTGATCTATCCTAA
- the trpA gene encoding tryptophan synthase subunit alpha produces MTSVAHCFQALRSQGACALIPFITAGDPDLATTAQALRVLDQAGADLIELGVPYSDPLADGPVIQAAATRALGRGVRLEDVLAIVRSLQGEIKAPIILFTYYNPIFYRGIDLFLQEIADAGVKGLVVPDLPLEEADSLLKPAAQMGIDVTLLIAPTSPMERIQAIAQQSQGFIYLVSVTGVTGMRNQVATRVESLLTSIREVTDKPIGVGFGISEAEQARQVKQWGADAVIVGSAFVKRLAEGSPEAGLAKIEEFCRQLKLAIS; encoded by the coding sequence ATGACTTCTGTTGCCCATTGTTTTCAAGCTCTACGTTCCCAGGGAGCCTGTGCTCTCATTCCTTTTATTACAGCAGGCGATCCCGATCTGGCTACTACCGCTCAAGCTTTGCGTGTGCTTGATCAGGCTGGGGCGGATCTGATCGAGTTGGGGGTTCCCTATTCTGATCCGTTGGCCGATGGCCCAGTCATTCAAGCAGCAGCCACTCGTGCTTTAGGTCGGGGTGTAAGATTAGAAGATGTCTTGGCAATCGTGCGATCGCTCCAGGGTGAGATTAAAGCCCCTATTATTCTTTTTACCTATTACAATCCCATTTTTTATCGCGGAATAGACCTATTTTTGCAGGAGATTGCCGATGCAGGCGTTAAGGGACTAGTGGTTCCCGATTTACCGTTAGAGGAGGCAGACTCTTTGCTCAAACCCGCCGCCCAAATGGGGATTGATGTCACCCTACTGATTGCCCCGACTAGTCCAATGGAACGGATTCAAGCGATCGCCCAACAGTCCCAGGGATTTATCTATCTGGTCAGTGTTACTGGGGTAACGGGAATGCGAAATCAAGTGGCAACGCGGGTCGAATCATTATTAACCAGCATTCGGGAAGTCACCGACAAACCTATTGGTGTAGGTTTTGGTATTTCGGAAGCAGAACAGGCACGACAGGTAAAACAATGGGGGGCTGATGCGGTGATTGTGGGCAGTGCCTTTGTTAAACGCCTAGCGGAAGGCAGTCCCGAAGCCGGACTAGCCAAGATTGAGGAATTTTGCCGTCAGCTAAAATTGGCAATTAGTTAA
- a CDS encoding DUF1995 family protein: MSQVPQSLEAAIAEALTASQRALIGGHRRLQIELVIPEIALQAQSLALQFTSLFTEYGSGLRVMFPDTGAAALARRDWGETAFLVADLGSRNTPIEKKISEQDQAYLVIAPSAVEVQTVERLCELAGDRPVVLLIPQLEDVAVVGIGYAARQLRERFLSTLLTSYYLRPLEGLVVLRSYPSLWQVYLEKENDYQLIAEETQKPMGEALELLVIKATQPEGNDTGNNPAPPKSGLFASMGRFLRALNQ, translated from the coding sequence ATGAGCCAGGTTCCCCAAAGTTTAGAAGCCGCGATCGCTGAAGCCTTAACCGCGAGTCAAAGGGCCTTAATCGGTGGTCATCGTCGTTTACAAATTGAACTGGTCATTCCTGAAATTGCCCTACAGGCTCAGTCCTTAGCCCTACAATTCACCAGCCTTTTCACCGAGTATGGTTCAGGATTGCGAGTCATGTTCCCTGATACTGGAGCCGCTGCCCTTGCCCGTCGAGATTGGGGAGAAACCGCTTTTTTGGTGGCAGATTTAGGCAGTCGCAATACTCCCATAGAAAAGAAGATTTCTGAGCAGGATCAAGCTTACTTGGTGATTGCTCCCTCTGCTGTTGAAGTACAAACCGTAGAGAGACTTTGTGAGTTGGCTGGCGATCGCCCGGTAGTCTTGCTGATTCCCCAACTGGAAGATGTGGCGGTGGTGGGGATTGGTTACGCGGCCCGTCAACTGCGGGAACGGTTTCTCAGTACGTTGCTGACGAGTTATTATCTTCGTCCCTTAGAAGGGCTGGTAGTTCTGCGTTCCTATCCTTCTCTATGGCAGGTTTATCTAGAAAAAGAGAACGATTATCAGTTGATCGCGGAAGAAACCCAGAAACCGATGGGAGAAGCCCTAGAGTTATTAGTGATCAAAGCAACTCAGCCAGAAGGGAATGATACGGGAAACAATCCTGCCCCCCCCAAGTCGGGATTATTTGCCAGTATGGGGCGTTTTCTGAGGGCCTTAAACCAGTAA